From Candidatus Nucleicultrix amoebiphila FS5, a single genomic window includes:
- the mreD gene encoding rod shape-determining protein MreD: protein MNPINMLKAAHVSNFWRLFESILPSLSLVIMSIISLVFLAPLSPLIPDFTYILLFYWGIHMPGAVPLSILFILGLFQDSLGGFYLGTHPLINIATWLLLLNERRYLYSQNFYQFWAMFAVLVFIQGFLKIVVAYFSQNASYDFTILFLQVIITIATAPLVFLSCNAISRKFK from the coding sequence ATGAACCCCATAAATATGTTAAAAGCAGCACATGTAAGTAATTTTTGGCGCTTGTTTGAAAGCATTTTACCCTCTCTCAGCTTGGTGATTATGTCGATCATATCGCTGGTCTTTTTAGCACCTTTAAGCCCCCTTATTCCTGATTTTACTTATATTCTTCTTTTTTATTGGGGCATTCATATGCCTGGCGCAGTTCCTTTAAGTATTTTATTTATCCTTGGGCTTTTTCAAGATTCCCTTGGAGGGTTCTATCTTGGAACACACCCTCTCATTAATATTGCCACCTGGTTATTGCTCTTGAATGAACGCCGCTATCTCTACAGTCAGAATTTCTACCAATTTTGGGCGATGTTTGCTGTTTTAGTTTTTATTCAGGGCTTCCTGAAGATTGTTGTTGCTTACTTTTCTCAGAATGCTTCCTATGACTTTACCATCCTCTTTTTACAGGTCATCATTACCATTGCAACCGCTCCACTTGTGTTTCTTAGCTGCAACGCCATTAGTAGAAAATTTAAATAA
- the mreC gene encoding rod shape-determining protein MreC — protein sequence MLSRPNQNIFKRGYLTSLSFFFIFRLSFFMGLALFCFISSVLQKPFIEKIRQNLLDVSTEVVIVSAKPLEYINLMWQGWTSYLQLHKKYEDLTGRISELEHWEQIAHQFNTENSRLRLLLNMVPQPQVEFTTVRAYDNPSQTTSRSLLINGGSLHGIKKNQVVVAHTQIIGRVIEVGYRSSRVLLLIDNTSRIPVESETSHVQGILTGNHTPFLDLVFAHGEGQLNPGELLFTSGKGGVFPAGYKVGVIQNMEGDKIKVLSGVDWKSLDFVQVLTSSVIDDLNEENDAQEEAAQ from the coding sequence GTGTTATCAAGGCCCAATCAAAATATTTTTAAACGCGGTTATCTCACGTCCCTTTCATTTTTCTTTATCTTTCGTCTATCATTTTTTATGGGTCTTGCGCTCTTCTGCTTTATATCGAGTGTTTTACAAAAACCTTTCATCGAAAAAATTCGTCAAAACCTTTTGGATGTTTCGACAGAAGTCGTGATTGTGAGTGCAAAACCTCTCGAATACATCAATCTCATGTGGCAAGGTTGGACCTCATACTTACAGCTTCACAAGAAATATGAAGATCTTACGGGACGCATTTCTGAACTAGAACATTGGGAACAAATTGCTCATCAATTCAACACTGAAAATAGTCGATTACGTTTGCTTTTAAACATGGTGCCTCAACCACAAGTTGAATTTACAACAGTAAGGGCCTATGACAATCCTTCTCAAACGACAAGTCGTAGCCTACTTATTAATGGTGGAAGCTTACATGGTATTAAGAAAAATCAAGTTGTTGTTGCGCATACGCAAATAATTGGTCGTGTTATTGAAGTCGGCTATCGCTCATCGCGCGTTTTATTATTGATTGATAATACGTCGCGTATACCTGTCGAATCTGAAACATCGCATGTTCAAGGAATTTTAACGGGTAATCATACTCCCTTCTTGGATCTTGTTTTTGCCCATGGTGAAGGACAACTTAACCCCGGTGAGTTATTATTTACATCAGGCAAAGGGGGCGTTTTCCCAGCGGGTTATAAGGTTGGCGTCATTCAAAATATGGAGGGCGACAAAATCAAAGTTCTTTCAGGCGTTGACTGGAAATCTTTAGACTTTGTGCAGGTTCTCACTTCATCAGTGATTGATGACTTAAATGAAGAAAATGATGCGCAAGAAGAGGCTGCTCAATGA
- a CDS encoding rod shape-determining protein produces the protein MFGKLLRMLSSDMAIDLGTANTLVYVKGQGIVLNEPSVVAITDFKGKKQVLAVGDEAKQMVGKTPGNIQAIRPLREGVIADFEIAEEMIKHFIHKVHNRRSFVSPQVIVCVPSGATAVEKRAIQESAESAGAGRVYLIEEPMAAAIGAGLPVTSPTGSMVVDIGGGTTEVAVLSLGGIVYSRSVRIGGDNMDEAIISYIRRHHNLLIGESTAERIKKEIGSAVAPEKGTGRTMHIKGRDLLNGIPKEIIINEKQVVESLTEPVSGIVEAVKVALENTAPELSADIVDKGIVLTGGGALLSNMDTVLRQSTGLPVSVADDPLSCVVNGTGQALEHMSTLKSVLISMY, from the coding sequence ATGTTTGGTAAGTTACTTAGAATGTTGTCGTCTGATATGGCGATCGATCTTGGCACAGCAAATACGCTTGTTTATGTAAAAGGGCAAGGCATTGTCTTGAACGAGCCTTCCGTGGTGGCAATCACAGATTTTAAAGGCAAAAAGCAAGTGTTAGCCGTTGGCGATGAAGCAAAACAAATGGTGGGAAAGACTCCTGGCAATATCCAAGCCATTCGTCCCTTGCGTGAAGGCGTTATCGCCGATTTCGAAATCGCAGAAGAAATGATCAAACACTTTATTCATAAGGTTCATAATCGCCGCAGCTTCGTCAGCCCTCAAGTGATCGTGTGCGTGCCTTCTGGTGCAACAGCTGTTGAAAAGCGTGCTATCCAAGAGTCAGCTGAAAGTGCTGGTGCTGGTCGTGTTTATTTGATTGAAGAGCCAATGGCAGCAGCGATTGGTGCAGGCCTTCCTGTTACGAGTCCCACGGGATCTATGGTTGTTGATATCGGGGGCGGCACAACGGAAGTGGCAGTCTTATCTTTAGGAGGTATTGTTTATTCTCGTTCCGTACGTATTGGTGGTGACAATATGGATGAGGCAATCATTAGTTACATTCGCCGTCATCACAATCTTCTGATTGGCGAGAGTACCGCTGAACGCATTAAAAAGGAAATCGGATCCGCTGTTGCTCCCGAAAAGGGTACGGGCAGAACAATGCATATCAAAGGCCGCGATTTGCTCAATGGAATTCCAAAAGAAATTATCATCAATGAAAAGCAAGTTGTTGAAAGCTTAACCGAACCTGTCTCAGGAATCGTTGAAGCCGTAAAGGTTGCCTTGGAAAATACAGCTCCTGAATTGTCAGCCGACATCGTTGATAAAGGTATTGTCCTTACAGGTGGTGGAGCACTTCTTTCTAATATGGACACAGTTTTAAGACAATCCACAGGTCTTCCCGTTTCTGTGGCTGATGATCCCCTTTCATGTGTTGTTAACGGTACCGGTCAAGCCCTTGAGCATATGTCTACTTTAAAGAGTGTGCTAATTAGCATGTATTAA
- the miaA gene encoding tRNA (adenosine(37)-N6)-dimethylallyltransferase MiaA yields the protein MSQPVLIIGGPSASGKSALAMDLAESLKGVIINADSLQIYKGLPILTAQPTLEDQRKIPHRLYSSLSPFEQCTAAIWRDLVRQEIDLVHATKALPIVVGGTGLYLKALTDGLSFIPPIPDFIREESRRIQKDNLHQLWEDLEHLDPDSLIKLHPKDQQRIARAWEVLKATGKPLRYWQKKKSPVNQDYKMLPIVVLPPRKEVYNKSEKRFDEMLTLGVMDEIATFASAYPLRDLPLSKALGALHLLDALEGKSSLEEAVILSKTATRHYIKRQYTWFRHQFSALISLETYSTQEARQQVKKVLKEL from the coding sequence ATGTCCCAACCAGTCCTAATCATCGGTGGACCTTCTGCAAGTGGAAAATCTGCTCTCGCCATGGATTTGGCCGAGTCCCTTAAAGGCGTAATTATCAATGCGGACAGCCTGCAAATCTACAAAGGCCTCCCTATTTTAACTGCCCAACCAACTCTAGAAGATCAAAGAAAAATCCCCCATCGTTTATACAGCAGCCTTTCCCCCTTCGAACAATGCACTGCAGCAATTTGGCGAGATTTAGTTCGGCAAGAAATTGATCTTGTGCATGCTACTAAAGCACTTCCTATCGTTGTCGGAGGAACAGGTCTCTACCTCAAAGCCTTAACTGATGGCCTCTCATTTATCCCGCCTATTCCAGACTTTATTCGAGAGGAATCGCGTCGCATCCAAAAAGATAACCTTCATCAACTCTGGGAGGATCTTGAACACTTAGATCCTGACTCTTTAATAAAACTTCATCCCAAAGATCAGCAACGCATCGCCAGAGCCTGGGAAGTTTTAAAAGCCACAGGAAAACCTCTTCGTTATTGGCAAAAGAAAAAATCACCTGTGAATCAAGACTATAAAATGCTGCCCATTGTAGTTTTGCCTCCGCGTAAAGAAGTTTACAATAAATCTGAAAAACGTTTTGATGAGATGCTTACTTTAGGGGTCATGGACGAAATAGCCACGTTTGCTTCTGCCTACCCCTTAAGAGATTTACCTCTTTCTAAAGCTTTAGGGGCTCTTCATCTGTTAGATGCTCTCGAAGGCAAGAGTTCCCTTGAAGAAGCTGTTATTTTATCTAAAACAGCCACTCGACACTACATTAAGAGACAATATACTTGGTTTCGTCATCAATTTTCAGCCTTGATCAGCCTTGAGACTTATTCTACGCAAGAGGCTAGGCAGCAGGTCAAAAAAGTATTAAAAGAACTTTAG
- a CDS encoding ArnT family glycosyltransferase — translation MGASIKYFGKSYIALLGLMLYTLFVFFYGLGAYPLLDNNDGLYAQIAREMLDGGDYILPHLNGGLYLEKPPLLYWMVALTYKVAGVSEITARFIPALAGVGCVTIVYWGLLELGLKEKAIQGAFILSSSVGLLIFSRMVYFDVLLTLWLTVALLCFLIWWMKETKTYLRLFYLFLALALLTKGFIALILGGGVIGLFWIIEKCPMSMAKAFFDIRGIALFFLIALPWHVLAMSKEPEFFNFYVINEHILRFLDLREPRDYYRGSFYYYIPRLLLYFVPWTILIFFMKFQRIEDRQEKISGHFFMVWAGVFFVFFTLSRAKANYYIVTMMPPVAMMIGVYCASKRWVNLFASGLIIITITSAAFIVPHYEDKITSKKMALVLPKEADQVYFFRDYEKMSSLRFYLNRAVKIIDSQSNDLLFAKREKHVDGLFITLEEFKNKTDFSSLWVYVFHEQQKTFQEMFPQFRMIKNNKKVYLFTNHPVA, via the coding sequence ATGGGTGCAAGTATCAAATACTTTGGAAAGTCTTACATCGCTCTACTCGGGCTTATGTTGTATACCCTCTTTGTTTTCTTTTATGGATTAGGAGCTTATCCTCTTTTAGACAATAACGATGGGTTATATGCCCAAATTGCCCGAGAAATGTTGGATGGGGGAGACTATATTTTACCTCATTTAAATGGAGGTCTTTATCTGGAAAAACCTCCTCTTTTGTACTGGATGGTGGCTTTAACCTATAAAGTTGCAGGGGTAAGTGAAATTACCGCACGTTTTATCCCAGCGCTTGCAGGCGTTGGTTGCGTTACAATTGTATATTGGGGGCTTCTTGAATTGGGCTTGAAAGAAAAAGCCATTCAAGGTGCTTTTATTCTGAGCTCATCCGTGGGGTTATTAATTTTTTCACGGATGGTTTATTTCGATGTTTTATTAACGCTGTGGCTGACGGTAGCACTTTTGTGTTTCTTGATATGGTGGATGAAAGAAACCAAAACATATCTTCGTCTTTTTTATTTATTCTTAGCTCTTGCCCTTTTAACAAAGGGGTTTATCGCTTTGATTCTCGGGGGGGGTGTTATCGGACTTTTCTGGATAATAGAGAAATGTCCCATGTCTATGGCGAAAGCGTTTTTTGATATTCGGGGAATTGCTCTCTTTTTTCTTATCGCCTTGCCCTGGCATGTCTTGGCGATGTCAAAGGAACCAGAGTTTTTTAATTTTTATGTTATCAACGAACATATTTTAAGGTTTCTTGATTTGCGTGAACCGAGAGATTATTACCGTGGTTCTTTTTACTATTACATCCCACGATTGCTTCTTTATTTTGTACCCTGGACAATTCTGATATTTTTCATGAAGTTTCAAAGGATTGAGGACAGACAAGAAAAAATCAGTGGGCACTTTTTTATGGTGTGGGCGGGGGTATTTTTTGTCTTTTTTACGCTTTCGCGTGCGAAAGCAAATTATTATATCGTGACTATGATGCCGCCTGTTGCCATGATGATAGGGGTTTATTGTGCTTCTAAAAGATGGGTGAATCTTTTTGCCTCAGGATTGATAATTATTACAATAACATCTGCTGCATTCATTGTGCCTCATTATGAAGATAAAATAACGAGTAAAAAGATGGCGTTGGTTCTTCCTAAGGAAGCCGACCAAGTTTATTTTTTTCGTGACTATGAAAAAATGTCGTCTTTGAGGTTTTATTTAAATCGCGCTGTTAAAATTATTGATTCTCAAAGCAACGACTTACTATTTGCCAAACGCGAGAAGCATGTAGATGGACTTTTTATAACCCTAGAAGAATTTAAAAACAAAACTGATTTCTCATCACTCTGGGTCTATGTCTTTCATGAGCAACAAAAAACATTTCAAGAGATGTTTCCTCAGTTTCGTATGATAAAAAATAATAAGAAAGTCTATTTGTTTACGAATCATCCTGTTGCTTAA
- a CDS encoding tRNA-binding protein, producing the protein MHIITYEDFAKVEIRSGTIVKVEPFPRANKPAYKVWVDFGPDIGVKQTSAQVTVHYTPETLIGCQVAGCINLGPRNIAGFMSEFLLLGFADQNGDICLIKPDLSVPNGNKLI; encoded by the coding sequence ATGCATATAATTACCTATGAAGATTTTGCTAAAGTTGAAATTCGTTCGGGAACGATCGTTAAAGTCGAACCTTTTCCCAGAGCGAATAAACCAGCCTATAAAGTGTGGGTGGATTTTGGCCCTGACATCGGCGTTAAGCAAACGTCTGCTCAAGTGACCGTTCACTATACGCCTGAAACACTAATAGGATGCCAAGTTGCTGGTTGTATTAATCTTGGCCCGCGCAATATTGCGGGCTTTATGTCCGAATTTTTATTGCTGGGATTTGCTGATCAGAACGGAGATATCTGTCTTATAAAGCCCGATTTATCTGTGCCTAATGGCAATAAGTTAATTTAA
- a CDS encoding D-glycero-alpha-D-manno-heptose-1,7-bisphosphate 7-phosphatase produces MKHYKLILIDRDGVINDNSHYYVLNKSQFEMYPGVPEAIKKLNDLKVIVVVVTNQGCVGKGLISEEQLKNIHDHFKMCLEEKAAYVDDILYAVDSEFTPESRRKPNPHMLKEAMENFQISPEDTIIIGDDIKDLEAAQRAGCHSILVRTGHGQKMEKNLPQSLQPLYIADDLESAVNYLIS; encoded by the coding sequence ATGAAACATTACAAGCTGATTCTCATTGACCGTGATGGCGTTATTAATGATAACAGCCACTATTATGTATTGAATAAGTCTCAATTTGAAATGTATCCAGGTGTTCCAGAAGCTATTAAAAAGCTGAATGATCTTAAAGTCATCGTTGTGGTGGTTACTAATCAAGGGTGTGTTGGAAAAGGCTTAATTAGCGAAGAACAATTAAAGAATATTCATGATCATTTTAAAATGTGCTTGGAAGAGAAGGCAGCCTATGTAGATGATATCTTGTATGCTGTCGATTCTGAATTCACGCCAGAGTCTAGACGTAAACCTAATCCTCATATGCTCAAGGAAGCCATGGAGAATTTTCAAATTTCCCCAGAAGACACAATAATAATTGGTGATGATATAAAGGATTTAGAGGCGGCTCAAAGGGCAGGTTGTCATTCTATTCTCGTTAGAACAGGGCATGGACAAAAGATGGAAAAAAATCTTCCTCAATCTTTGCAGCCTCTTTATATTGCTGACGATCTTGAGAGTGCAGTAAACTATTTAATCAGTTGA
- a CDS encoding metal ABC transporter ATP-binding protein — protein MVSTLKKNVSSPVISFKNVSVAYKNHLALENINGDLLRGGSYSLLGPNGGGKSTLLKVIMGLIRLKKGSIKYHGIQRRDIAFLPQLSEVDRSFPLTVRDVVALGHCPSVGFFKSISNELQAQVSDALDKMGLGDYGDRALHTLSGGQFQRMLFARVSLQKASVIMLDEPFTGIDSYTMDDLLRILGEWNKAGKTLIVVSHDLDVVRTHFQETILLARRIISWGKTKEVVTLESLAKANHMARRWDAFADQDENTQENNHV, from the coding sequence ATGGTTTCAACCCTGAAAAAAAATGTTTCTTCGCCTGTCATATCCTTCAAAAACGTTTCTGTTGCCTATAAAAATCATCTTGCTCTTGAAAACATTAATGGGGATTTATTAAGAGGAGGAAGTTACTCTCTCTTGGGACCCAATGGAGGAGGAAAGAGTACGCTTTTAAAGGTAATTATGGGGCTTATCAGGCTAAAAAAAGGCAGCATTAAATATCATGGAATTCAACGTCGGGATATTGCTTTTTTACCTCAACTGTCTGAAGTAGATCGAAGTTTTCCTTTGACAGTTAGAGATGTTGTGGCCCTCGGACATTGTCCTAGTGTGGGATTTTTTAAGAGTATTTCTAACGAATTACAGGCTCAGGTAAGTGATGCCCTTGATAAAATGGGTTTAGGTGACTATGGAGATCGAGCTCTCCATACTCTTTCAGGAGGTCAATTTCAGAGAATGCTTTTTGCGCGTGTGAGCTTACAAAAAGCATCCGTGATTATGTTGGATGAGCCTTTTACGGGGATTGATTCCTATACGATGGATGATCTTTTACGAATTTTAGGTGAGTGGAACAAGGCTGGAAAGACATTGATTGTGGTGAGTCATGATCTTGATGTCGTACGCACGCACTTTCAGGAAACAATTTTGTTAGCGAGACGCATCATTTCTTGGGGAAAAACGAAAGAGGTTGTTACGTTGGAAAGCTTAGCGAAAGCTAATCACATGGCCCGCCGATGGGATGCTTTTGCAGATCAAGATGAGAACACACAAGAGAATAATCATGTTTGA
- a CDS encoding metal ABC transporter permease — protein MIMFDLLIAPFFEFVFLKRALVASLSLACGCAPIGVLLVLRRMSLLGDALSHAILPGVAMGYIFAGLSLAIMGAGGILAGLIVAFLATLVTRFTHLREDASFVGFYLIALAFGAVMVSLKGNSVDLIHILFGDILSVNKASLLMIAGISTTTLIVLAIIYRPLIIECFDPLFMRTIGGKGSIYHVIFMILVVLNLVAAFQALGTLMSLGMIMLPAIAARFWAREVWSLFLIASGIALLSGYIGLIFSYHYVWPSGPAISLVAGGFYIVSLCFGYYGSLRQAVLHPR, from the coding sequence ATAATCATGTTTGATTTGCTGATTGCTCCCTTTTTTGAATTTGTTTTTTTAAAGCGTGCGCTTGTAGCGAGTCTTTCTCTTGCTTGTGGATGTGCCCCGATCGGAGTACTTTTGGTTCTTCGTCGAATGAGCCTTTTAGGCGATGCTCTTTCCCATGCGATTTTGCCTGGCGTGGCTATGGGATATATTTTTGCTGGGCTTTCTCTAGCGATTATGGGGGCAGGAGGGATTTTAGCAGGACTTATTGTTGCCTTTCTTGCTACTCTTGTGACACGTTTTACCCATCTTCGTGAAGACGCCAGTTTCGTTGGTTTTTATTTGATAGCTTTGGCGTTTGGGGCAGTCATGGTTTCTCTTAAAGGCAACTCCGTTGACTTAATTCATATTCTCTTTGGAGATATTCTAAGCGTCAATAAAGCTTCCCTTTTGATGATTGCTGGTATTTCAACGACGACACTTATTGTTTTAGCTATTATCTATCGTCCTCTTATTATCGAATGTTTTGATCCTTTATTTATGCGGACAATTGGTGGCAAAGGCAGTATTTATCACGTTATTTTTATGATTTTAGTGGTGTTGAATCTTGTTGCCGCTTTTCAGGCGTTGGGCACTCTAATGTCTTTAGGTATGATTATGTTGCCGGCTATTGCGGCAAGATTTTGGGCGCGTGAGGTTTGGAGTTTGTTTTTAATTGCTAGTGGGATCGCTCTTTTATCGGGGTATATTGGTTTAATATTTTCTTATCATTACGTGTGGCCATCGGGGCCAGCAATATCATTGGTCGCAGGGGGGTTTTACATTGTTTCCCTATGTTTCGGTTATTATGGTAGTTTAAGACAAGCTGTGCTTCATCCTCGATGA
- a CDS encoding metal ABC transporter solute-binding protein, Zn/Mn family encodes MIKLFSSLLIVFLSLSSLKAVERNSTINAVASFSILGDLVSEIGGKNVKVKSLVGPNGDAHVFQPTPVTNKTVVEADIVFLNGLNFEGWLIRLMEASDYKGVVVVATEGIKPRNVSDKKDNRTITDPHAWHCVEFYKTYAQNVAKGLEKIDPSNKKYYEGRLKNYLKKLSDLETWIHKEVNQIPLNKRKVITAHDAFGYFGEAYGIKFLAPVGVSTESKASAHDVSHLIEQIRSEDIRAVFIENISDRKLMEQIAEETQIDISENILYSDALSDADGPAANYLDMMHYNVEKLIQSMQDD; translated from the coding sequence ATGATCAAATTATTTTCTAGTCTCCTGATTGTTTTTTTAAGTCTGTCATCTCTGAAGGCGGTTGAAAGAAATTCAACAATAAACGCTGTCGCAAGTTTTAGTATTCTTGGGGATCTTGTGAGTGAAATTGGTGGAAAGAACGTCAAAGTAAAATCTTTGGTTGGCCCCAATGGAGATGCTCACGTTTTTCAGCCTACGCCAGTTACAAATAAAACAGTCGTTGAAGCGGATATTGTATTTTTAAACGGATTGAATTTTGAAGGATGGCTAATCCGTCTTATGGAAGCTTCAGACTATAAGGGAGTCGTAGTCGTAGCAACAGAAGGCATCAAACCACGCAATGTTTCTGATAAAAAAGATAATCGAACTATTACAGATCCCCATGCTTGGCATTGTGTGGAATTTTATAAAACTTATGCGCAAAACGTTGCAAAAGGCCTTGAAAAAATTGATCCTTCAAATAAGAAATATTACGAAGGACGTTTAAAAAATTACTTGAAAAAGCTTTCAGATCTAGAAACCTGGATTCATAAAGAGGTGAATCAAATTCCTTTAAACAAACGTAAGGTAATTACAGCCCATGACGCTTTCGGCTATTTTGGAGAAGCTTACGGTATTAAGTTTTTAGCGCCTGTAGGTGTAAGCACAGAATCAAAAGCTTCAGCTCATGATGTCTCCCATTTGATTGAGCAGATTCGATCTGAAGATATTCGAGCGGTGTTTATTGAGAATATTTCAGATCGTAAGTTGATGGAACAAATTGCTGAAGAAACGCAAATCGATATCTCAGAAAATATTTTATATTCAGATGCTTTGTCTGACGCCGATGGCCCTGCTGCAAATTATTTGGATATGATGCATTACAATGTGGAAAAACTTATTCAATCAATGCAGGATGATTGA